The sequence ATGTTTCTCTGGAACTTATGCCTGGGAAAATCATTGGACTTTTAGGTAAAAATGGAGCTGGCAAATCAACTTTAATGCGTTGTATGCTGGGTTTTTTGGCTCATAGCGGGGAAGTTTGGCTGGATGGAAATTTAATCAAACATAGAGATCCGCGGGTTTTTGAAAAAGTAGCTTTTATTCCCGATGTGAGTGGTTTGGATGATAGATTAACGGTTAAGCAAACCATTGCCTATGTTCAAGGTGTAAACCCCGGATGGAATGAAGCAATCGCTCAAAAATTACTGGAGATCAGCAATCTGCCTTTGAAGCGAAAAGTTGGGCAACTTTCCAAGGGGATGAAAACCAAACTTTATTTGCTGATAACTCTTTCGCTCGATGTTAATTATTTGCTTTTGGATGAACCCACTTTGGGCTTGGATATTGCTTTTAGAAAAGAATTTTTCAATACCATCCTGAACGAGTATTTTAATGAAGAGAAGACGATTTTTATCTCCACGCATCAGGTTGAAGAGGTGGAAAGCATTTTGCAGGAAATTATTTTTATTGATAATGGGAATATAATTTTGCACGAAGAAGTGCAAACTCTCAAAGAACAATATCGGGTGGTAAGTTTGCCCTCTGAACGCGCTGAAGAAATTTTACAATATAATCCCAAAGTTTATGCCAAAAATTTGGGTTTTATCAATGCCGTGCTTGCTTCGGACATAGAAATTGCCGGTGCCACCTACGGTCAACCCAGTTTAGCCGATATTTTTCTGGCTGTAGTGGGAGGTTCCAATGCATCAGTTTAAAACACTTCTCAAAAAAGAATGGTGGACAAATTGGAAACAATTGCTTTTACCTGTATGGATTTCCCTGGTATTTTTGGGAGTTTGTGTAATTGGTTTAATCATTGGGCTTATTAAAGGCAAAGCGATAACTTATTTTCATCTGGAAGGAAATTTTCCCTCCGGATTCAATAATCTGTTTCTCTTTGGCAGCGTGAAAACTTTGAATGCCGCTTTAGGTTTTCTAACAATTATGGTAGGCATAATGTTAGCCGATAATCTCATCAATGGTGGCTTTAAACAGAAATGCGAGATTTTTCATCAGTCCCAACCGGTTTCTTTGGTTAAAATGCTCAGCGTAAAGTATATCTTTATGATTTTGGGCTGTTATCTCGTTTTTGCCATTATCGGTTTTATCGGAACTCTGGTGCTATCTTTTACTCAGATGTATTGGACTTCGGCGGTGTTTTATTTTGGATTTTATGCCTGGCTCCAAAGCACAGTGGAATTATTTTTCACACTGATTTTCGTTTGTTCGCTGTTTTGGTTTTTTGCTTGTTTGTTTCAGCGCAAGTCCTTTTTTATGGGAATCTTGATTATTGTCGGCATTGAACTGGCTACTAAAATTTTGAATTACACTGCTAATTTTGATATTCCTTCGCTGACCAGTTATCTATATAAATTAGTGCAAATATCTCCCAATCCCGTATTTTATAATGCACCGGACCTAAATGCGCATACTCTTGCAGGCATTTTACAAGCGAATTGGCACAGTATCATAAATAACAATACCCTATTCAAATTACTCTATAGCACCATTCTCACTGTTACAGGATTTTTTATTTACAAGCGCAGAGAGTTAGTTTAATTATACCAATTCATTGTCTGATATATAGTTAGTAAATATATCAATCTTGCCTTCCTATTCTGCTGATGGGCAATAGTTAATTGCTTGCTACCTATTGCTTTGTCACACGATTCTCTTATACTGCCGTAACACTTCCCTTACACTGCTGTAATTTCGTTAGGGGATTGTTAGAGTAATGTTAGTTCTGTGTTATGGGAGCGAGGGGTCGAGAGGTCGAGGGGTTTTGAAGTCGAGAGGTCTGGAGGTCGAGGGGTCGAGAGGTCTGGAGGTCGAGAGGTCTGGAGGTCGAGAGGTCGAGAGGTCTGGAGGTCGAGAAGTCGAGAAGTCGAGAGGTCGAGAAGTCGAGAGGTAAAAAAGAGAAAAAGAGAAAAGGTGGAAAAGTGAAAGTGTCGAGGGGTCGAGAGGTCGAGAGGTCTGGAGGTCGAGAAGTCGAGAGGGGGAAAAAGTGAAAAGGTGGAAGGATGAAATCCACGCTTTTCACTTTTTCTTAGCGTTTAAATTTTTTGGCTATTTTACTCGCTGCTGATTAAAGCAGAAATTACATTATCCGGTGCCACCTGTTTTAAAATAATATTAATTGCTGAAGTTAAAGGCACACAAATCAACATTCCAACAATTCCCCATAACCAACCCCAAAAAATTAATGAAATTAATACCATTATCGGAGTTAAATCCAACTGCGTACTTTGCAATTTGGGCTCCACTAAATTCCCAATCAACATTTGCGTGGCAACAATCAGCAAAGCAAATATTACCCATCCTAAACCAAATCCGCTTTGCATCAAATAAATCAAAATTGGAATCGCAGAAGCGAAAACTGAACCCAAATCCGGAATAAAATCCAGCACAAAAAGCAAAATCCCGCAGACCAAAATAAAATCTACCCCAAAAAGATACATCCACAACATACAAAGAAGTGCGGCGGATAAATTGATCAGAGTTCTGATGGTGAGGTAATTTTGAATTTGCTTTTCTATGTTCTGTAAAATAACCAGGGTTTGTTCCTTGCTAAGTTTTGTAGTGGCTCTTCTTAAACGCTGGGGAAGTTTGTCAATTTCCAGCAACAAGAATATAAGGAAGAATATTATCAAGAATATATTTTGAATAATGCTAACCAGAGTATTCATTGTGGTGGTTAATAAACGCGGAAGCGAAACAAACCCACTGCTAAGAATTTGTGCTATGTTGGAAATGGATAAATTCTGGGAGTCAATGTTCCATCTATTTGCCAAATTTTGAATATATCCTGTCACTTGTGACATTAGGTAAGTGAATTTATCTTCATAACGCGGCAAACCATTTATCAAACTATTGGAAGCCAAGTAGATTAAAAGAATCACTACACCCAGAAAAGTAGCAATAATCACCAGCGTAATCAATAAAATTAGAACTATCGGTATTTTACGCTTTTTCAAATAGTTAACTAAGGGAGCAAAAAGAAACAGCAGAAAGATGGCAAAGACCAAGGGAATAAATATATTTTTCAGTGTTTTAAGGATAAAAGCCACTACCGGCAAAGCGATAATGACCAAGAGAATTCTGATCCAACGCAGCTCTTTTATGCTGTCCATATTAGTGATAATTATTCTGGTTTTTCTTCTTCTTCGGGTGGGGTTGAGAGCTCTTCTTCGGTTTTCAATTCTTCTGGCTCTGGCTCTGTAACTGTCTGTTCTCCAATATTTTCCCAATTTGGAATGGTGTCATCTACATTAAACCTAAAATCAGGATTTTCAGTTATGGGAACATTGCTATATTCCACTTTATTCCTGTTTCTTATTCCTGATATTATTACAAATACCCCTCCTACAATGAAGGCAACATTGGCAAGCCAAAAACCTGTTTGAGCTTTTATGGTTATAATACTGCTCAAATCAAGAGAAGGATCAAGCCCTGTTTTTGCCGATAATAAAACTTTTATTATGCTGGCATTTAAAAATTGCAGCGAGGCAATGCCCAAAACACTTACTATGACAGGAACTAAATACAGAGTTATAGGTAACACTAAAACCAATACTAAAGCGACGACAGCCAATACTAAAGCTAATATGGCATAAGGTTGGGGTTTAATACTTGGATTTTCGGGCTTGGCATCTTCTTTTTCCGCACCCTTTAAAAAATCGGCTACTGAGGTCTCAATTTCTCCACCGGTTACAAGTTTGATGCCTTTTAACGAAGCAAGCTCTGTTTTATCACAACTGACAACGAAAAATGGCATTAAAAACGCAAGAATTACGATAGCATAAAATATTGCGGATATCTTCATCATATCCTCCCTTTCTTTTATATTTTCCTTATATTATAATCACTTTTTGGTGTCAAGCAAATTTCTTATTTTTGTCTATTTTCGGACTTGGCACTTTGAATTTACTTTTCCAGATTACCATAATCTACGAACTTGTATATATAGCGTTTCAGCCCAGCTATTCTATTTAAAAAAACAAGTAAGTAGGAGACACCAAAAAATAATAAGAGCTATGTATTATTCTGATAGACAGGTGAAAATGGTGAGGCAGAACTTTTGCAAGGGGGGAAAAAAATGCAGTTGACAGAGAAGGTATATAGATTATATTGGTTATAGAAATAGATTTTTGAAGGGCAAAAATTTAGGTATCTATTATAGTTCTTTTACACAGTTCAGAGGGGGTGAAATGGTTTCGACAGGGAATCAGAGTGCTCGAAATGCATATCGGAGATTGTTATACCACTCCGTTAACAAGTAACAAAAACGCAAATTAACTGCAAACAATAATTACGCTTTAGCAGCATAGCTGCTAACGTTCAACTTCTTCGGTCCGTCGGAAGAAGATTGGGCGTCGGAACAGTACGGATGCGGTAAAACTAATTGCCGATAAGTTTTTCCTAAGCTAAATCGGCTGCAGAAAAGTAGGTCTGATTGTCTTTCACTGCTTTTCTTAAGCTAAAGACAACTAAGTATGTAGATTTTCGGGTGATCGTTTTTCTGGACGCGGGTTCGATTCCCGCCACCTCCACCAAAGGGTGAACGAGTGAACTGGTTAACGAGTTAACAGGTTAACAGGTGAGGTGAAAAATAGAGTGTTGAGTGTGAAATGGAGAAAAAGAATGTAGGGAAATGCAACTAAATGATTATAAAATTTACAGGTAGAACAATAAATATAGAGAGGTAGTATTAAAATGATGCATACGGATTTGGAAGTTTATAAATCCAGTTTATTACTTGTTAAAGAGATTTATAATATTACGAAGGAATTTCCGGCAGAGGAAAAATGGGGTTTGATCTCTCAGATGAAAAGAGCGGCAAATTCCGTTCCTTACAATATTGCAGAAGGTTGTGGAAGGAAATCTAAACCGGAGCTTTTAAACTTCTTAAATATTGCTTTGGGTTCAATCACGGAGTTGAATACACAAATAGATATAGCCATTATGTTAGATTTTATTTCTGAAAAGGAAAAAGCTGATAAATGTAGAGAACTGGCTCTTTCTGTAAAACGCCAGCTTCTTGGTCTTATTAAAGCGAACAATAAATAAAAGTTCTTATCCCTTTTAAAATATAAATAATTTAGGTTTCAAGGAGAGCATTGATGGAAGTAATAATAATGTTCTGAGTTCTCCTCTCTTTAAATATAATTAACTTATGTTCCCTATTATGTTAGTAATTATCGATCTTGTCCTATACGACCTCACCCGTTAACCCGTTAACCTGTTAACCCGTTAACCTTGTCATCTGTTAACCAACTAACCTGTTAACCTACTAACCCATTAACCAACTAACCTGTTAACCAACTAACCTGTTAACCTACTAACCCATTAACCCGTTAACCCGAAAATAATACTGGACAGATAATAGACATTCAAAAAGTTGTATTTATAAAATCATCTGGAGGATGAAATGCCGTTAAAACCTGAGGCAAAACAAGCTATCATGGCAGAGTTTAAACTCCATGAATCAGACACTGGCTCGCCGGAAGTTCAGATTGCTCTATTAACACAAAGAATCAAAGATATCACAGAGCATCTAAAAGAACATTCTAAGGATTTTTCCACCCGGCGTGGCTTGTTGAAACTGATCGGGCAGCGCAGGCGTTTACTTGATTATTTAAAAAAGAAAGATATCACCAGATATCGGAATATAATCAAAGCGCTTGGCATTAGAAAATAAACTTTAATGTAGCTTATTACGGAAGAACGATGTCCCCGTCGTTTACTAAGAACTCAGTTATATCGTTTCTAATTCCTTTTTGGTTAAGAACATAAATAGCTGAAAGTAATTGACGAGGACTTCAACCTTCCGAAATTTAGTGGTTGATAATAAGGTCAACCCATTACTAAACAAGAAAATACAGCGGGAGAAATTAGCAATAAGCCAAAAGGTTTGGCAAACGACCTTTTCGTCTATTGCTTCTTCTCCCGCCCAAAATGAAAAGGAGAAGTTATGGCAAACTTCAATATTACTCGTCGTGAAACAGATTTTTGCGGACGCAAACTGATAGTTGAAACAGGCAGAATGGCAAAACAAGCCAATGGCAGTGTTTATATCCAATATGGAGAAACCGCTATACTTGTTACAGCTACGATGTCCAAAGAACCTGTAGAAAATCAAGATTTCTTTCCCTTAACAGTTGATTACATTGAGAAAATGTATGCAGCCGGCAAAATTCCCGGCGGCTTTTTTAAGCGTGAATCCAAACCCTCTACTGATGCTACTTTGATGGCAAGGGTTATCGATCGTTCCATTCGTCCTCTCTTTCCGGAGGGTTTTCGGAATCAAGTTCATATCGTAGTAACCGTTTTATCTTTTGATGGGGTTACTGATCCATCCACTATGGGAGTTTTTGGTGCCTCTCTGGCACTTAGTATTTCG comes from Candidatus Cloacimonas sp. and encodes:
- a CDS encoding AI-2E family transporter, whose product is MDSIKELRWIRILLVIIALPVVAFILKTLKNIFIPLVFAIFLLFLFAPLVNYLKKRKIPIVLILLITLVIIATFLGVVILLIYLASNSLINGLPRYEDKFTYLMSQVTGYIQNLANRWNIDSQNLSISNIAQILSSGFVSLPRLLTTTMNTLVSIIQNIFLIIFFLIFLLLEIDKLPQRLRRATTKLSKEQTLVILQNIEKQIQNYLTIRTLINLSAALLCMLWMYLFGVDFILVCGILLFVLDFIPDLGSVFASAIPILIYLMQSGFGLGWVIFALLIVATQMLIGNLVEPKLQSTQLDLTPIMVLISLIFWGWLWGIVGMLICVPLTSAINIILKQVAPDNVISALISSE
- a CDS encoding ABC transporter ATP-binding protein → MAEASYLVHNVTKNYGKTQALNNVSLELMPGKIIGLLGKNGAGKSTLMRCMLGFLAHSGEVWLDGNLIKHRDPRVFEKVAFIPDVSGLDDRLTVKQTIAYVQGVNPGWNEAIAQKLLEISNLPLKRKVGQLSKGMKTKLYLLITLSLDVNYLLLDEPTLGLDIAFRKEFFNTILNEYFNEEKTIFISTHQVEEVESILQEIIFIDNGNIILHEEVQTLKEQYRVVSLPSERAEEILQYNPKVYAKNLGFINAVLASDIEIAGATYGQPSLADIFLAVVGGSNASV
- a CDS encoding four helix bundle protein, encoding MMHTDLEVYKSSLLLVKEIYNITKEFPAEEKWGLISQMKRAANSVPYNIAEGCGRKSKPELLNFLNIALGSITELNTQIDIAIMLDFISEKEKADKCRELALSVKRQLLGLIKANNK
- the rpsO gene encoding 30S ribosomal protein S15, whose product is MPLKPEAKQAIMAEFKLHESDTGSPEVQIALLTQRIKDITEHLKEHSKDFSTRRGLLKLIGQRRRLLDYLKKKDITRYRNIIKALGIRK